The following coding sequences lie in one Sinorhizobium fredii USDA 257 genomic window:
- the amaB gene encoding L-piperidine-6-carboxylate dehydrogenase → MNIAATKVDVAKEAAALLDKMGVARELYTGGDMPSYSPVTGEQIASLKTVSAAEAAGKIEQADEAFRAWRLVPAPKRGELVRLLGEELRAFKADLGRLVSLEAGKIPSEGLGEVQEMIDICDFAVGLSRQLYGLTIATERPGHRMMETWHPLGVVGIISAFNFPVAVWSWNAALALVCGNAVVWKPSEKTPLTALACEAILERALARFGDAPAGLSQVLIGDRAIGEVLVDHPKVPLVSATGSTRMGRDVGPRLAKRFARAILELGGNNAGIVCPSADLDMALRAIAFGAMGTAGQRCTTLRRLFVHESVYDQLVPRLKKAYQSVSVGNPLESTALVGPLVDKAAFDSMQKAIAEAKSEGGAVTGGERVELGYENGYYVKPALVEMPKQVGPVLEETFAPILYVMKYSDFDAVVADHNAVAAGLSSSIFTRDMQESERFLAADGSDCGIANVNIGTSGAEIGGAFGGEKETGGGRESGSDAWRAYMRRATNTINYSKALPLAQGVSFDIE, encoded by the coding sequence ATGAATATTGCAGCCACGAAAGTCGACGTTGCCAAGGAGGCAGCCGCCCTCCTCGACAAGATGGGCGTCGCCAGGGAACTCTATACCGGCGGCGACATGCCGTCCTACAGCCCGGTCACCGGCGAGCAGATCGCCAGCCTGAAGACCGTGTCGGCCGCCGAAGCGGCCGGGAAGATCGAACAGGCCGACGAGGCCTTCCGTGCCTGGCGGCTGGTGCCGGCGCCGAAGCGCGGCGAGCTCGTCCGGCTGCTCGGCGAGGAACTGCGTGCCTTCAAGGCCGATCTCGGCCGCCTCGTCTCGCTCGAAGCCGGCAAGATCCCGTCCGAAGGCCTCGGCGAAGTGCAGGAAATGATCGACATCTGCGATTTCGCCGTCGGCCTGTCCCGCCAGCTCTACGGCCTGACGATCGCCACCGAACGTCCCGGCCATCGAATGATGGAAACCTGGCATCCGCTCGGCGTCGTCGGCATCATCTCGGCCTTCAACTTCCCGGTCGCCGTCTGGTCGTGGAACGCAGCACTAGCGCTCGTCTGCGGCAACGCCGTCGTCTGGAAGCCGTCGGAAAAGACCCCGCTCACCGCCCTTGCCTGCGAGGCGATCCTCGAGCGCGCCCTCGCCCGCTTCGGCGATGCGCCGGCAGGCCTGTCGCAGGTGCTGATCGGCGACCGCGCAATCGGCGAGGTGCTCGTCGACCATCCGAAGGTTCCGCTTGTCTCGGCGACCGGCTCGACCCGCATGGGCCGCGACGTCGGGCCGCGCCTTGCCAAGCGCTTCGCCCGCGCGATCCTCGAGCTCGGCGGCAACAATGCCGGCATCGTCTGCCCCTCGGCCGATCTCGACATGGCGCTCCGCGCCATCGCCTTCGGCGCCATGGGCACTGCCGGCCAGCGCTGCACGACGCTCCGCCGCCTCTTCGTGCATGAAAGCGTCTATGACCAGCTCGTGCCTCGCCTGAAGAAGGCCTATCAATCGGTCTCGGTCGGCAATCCGCTGGAATCGACCGCACTCGTCGGTCCGCTCGTCGACAAGGCCGCCTTCGACAGCATGCAGAAGGCGATCGCCGAGGCCAAGAGTGAGGGCGGTGCGGTAACCGGCGGCGAACGCGTCGAGCTCGGCTACGAGAACGGCTACTACGTCAAGCCGGCTCTCGTCGAAATGCCAAAGCAGGTGGGCCCGGTGCTTGAAGAAACCTTCGCGCCGATTCTCTATGTCATGAAGTACAGCGACTTCGACGCAGTGGTCGCCGACCACAATGCGGTCGCGGCCGGACTTTCATCGTCGATCTTTACCCGCGACATGCAGGAATCGGAGCGCTTCCTGGCGGCCGACGGCTCGGATTGCGGCATTGCCAACGTCAATATCGGCACCTCCGGTGCGGAAATCGGCGGCGCCTTCGGGGGCGAAAAGGAAACCGGCGGCGGCCGTGAATCCGGCTCCGACGCCTGGAGGGCCTATATGCGCCGCGCCACCAACACGATCAACTATTCGAAGGCTCTGCCGCTGGCGCAGGGCGTCTCGTTCGACATCGAATAA
- a CDS encoding pyridoxal phosphate-dependent aminotransferase: MTINATVKEAGFLPASRISSIGVSEILKIGARANAMKREGKPVIILGAGEPDFDTPDHVKQAAWEAIQRGETKYTALDGSPELKKAIREKFQRENGLAYELDEITVGTGAKQILFNAMMASINPGDEVIIPTPYWTSYSDIVQICEGKPVLIACDASSGFRLTAEKLEAAITPKTRWVLLNSPSNPSGAAYGADDYRPLLDVLLKHPHVWLLVDDMYEHIVYDGFRFVTPAQLEPSLKERTLTVNGVSKAYAMTGWRIGYAGGPRALIKAMAVVQSQATSCPSSVSQAASIAALNGRQDFLKERTASFRRRRDLVVSGLNAIDGLDCRVPEGAFYTFSGCAGMLGKATPEGKRIETDTDFCAYLLEDAHVAVVPGSAFGLSPFFRISYATSEGELKEALTRIAAACARLS, translated from the coding sequence ATGACCATCAATGCAACGGTCAAGGAGGCGGGCTTTCTGCCCGCCTCGCGGATTTCCTCGATCGGCGTTTCGGAAATCCTGAAGATCGGCGCCCGCGCCAATGCCATGAAACGGGAAGGCAAGCCGGTCATCATCCTCGGCGCCGGCGAGCCGGATTTCGACACGCCTGACCACGTCAAGCAAGCTGCCTGGGAAGCGATCCAGCGCGGCGAGACGAAATACACGGCGCTCGACGGCTCGCCGGAATTGAAGAAGGCGATCCGCGAAAAATTTCAGCGCGAGAACGGCCTTGCCTATGAGTTGGACGAGATCACGGTTGGCACCGGCGCCAAGCAGATCCTCTTCAACGCCATGATGGCGTCGATCAATCCCGGCGACGAGGTGATCATCCCGACGCCCTACTGGACTTCCTATTCGGACATCGTCCAGATCTGCGAAGGCAAGCCGGTGCTGATCGCCTGCGATGCGTCGTCCGGCTTCCGCCTGACGGCGGAAAAACTCGAGGCGGCGATCACGCCGAAGACGCGCTGGGTGCTCTTAAACTCGCCGTCGAATCCGTCGGGCGCTGCCTATGGCGCCGACGACTACCGGCCGCTGCTCGATGTTCTGCTCAAGCACCCGCATGTCTGGCTGCTCGTCGACGACATGTACGAGCATATCGTCTATGACGGCTTCCGGTTCGTCACTCCCGCCCAGCTCGAGCCGAGCCTCAAGGAGCGGACGCTCACCGTCAACGGCGTCTCGAAAGCCTATGCGATGACCGGCTGGCGGATCGGTTATGCCGGCGGCCCGCGCGCGCTGATCAAGGCGATGGCCGTCGTCCAGAGCCAGGCGACCTCTTGCCCCTCATCGGTGAGCCAGGCGGCCTCGATCGCGGCACTGAACGGCCGGCAGGATTTCCTGAAAGAACGCACCGCGAGCTTCCGGCGCCGCCGCGACCTGGTGGTGAGCGGACTGAACGCCATCGACGGCCTCGATTGCCGCGTTCCCGAAGGTGCCTTCTACACCTTCTCCGGCTGCGCCGGCATGCTCGGCAAGGCGACGCCCGAGGGTAAGCGGATTGAAACGGATACGGATTTCTGCGCCTATCTGCTCGAAGACGCCCATGTCGCCGTCGTCCCAGGCTCGGCCTTCGGCCTTTCGCCCTTCTTCCGCATCTCCTATGCGACGTCGGAGGGGGAGCTCAAGGAAGCGCTGACGCGTATCGCCGCGGCCTGCGCGCGGCTTTCCTGA
- a CDS encoding LysR family transcriptional regulator, whose translation MKLSRRLVPDVTTLQAFECAARHGSFTQAAAELNLTQSAVSRQIKDLETQLGVLLFERVRQRVILSDAGQKFLPEVRRLLHQTEELMVRAMASARADSSLSVASLPTFGSRWLVPRLPDFLRRYPGTVLNIASRSAPFDFDEQNFDLAIHYGQPVWARATCSYLCSEVIVPAASPALLAANSVETPEDIGGGPLLHLATRPKLWAQWFDASGVDSHGAYRGNRFDQFSMVIEAATAGLGFALLPRYLIEQELAAGTLRIVLDRPMQTENSYYLVVPEGKLENPISRAFREWISEQVG comes from the coding sequence ATGAAGTTAAGCCGCCGACTGGTTCCCGACGTGACGACGCTGCAGGCTTTCGAATGCGCGGCGCGTCACGGCAGCTTCACCCAAGCGGCGGCCGAACTCAATCTCACCCAAAGCGCCGTCAGCCGGCAGATCAAGGACCTCGAGACACAATTGGGCGTGCTGCTCTTCGAGCGGGTCCGCCAGCGGGTCATTCTCTCGGATGCGGGGCAGAAATTCCTGCCGGAGGTCCGCCGTCTCCTGCACCAGACGGAGGAACTGATGGTGCGTGCCATGGCCTCGGCACGGGCGGATTCAAGCCTTTCCGTTGCCTCGCTTCCGACCTTCGGCAGCCGCTGGCTGGTGCCGCGCCTGCCGGATTTCCTGAGGCGCTATCCCGGCACGGTTCTCAACATCGCCTCGCGCTCGGCGCCGTTCGATTTCGACGAGCAGAATTTCGACCTGGCGATCCACTACGGCCAGCCGGTCTGGGCGCGCGCCACCTGCAGCTATTTGTGCAGCGAGGTCATCGTACCGGCCGCAAGTCCGGCGCTTCTTGCAGCCAATTCGGTCGAGACGCCCGAAGACATCGGCGGCGGACCGCTGCTTCATCTTGCGACGAGGCCGAAGCTCTGGGCGCAATGGTTCGACGCCAGCGGTGTCGACAGTCACGGCGCCTACCGGGGCAACCGGTTCGATCAATTCTCGATGGTGATCGAAGCGGCGACCGCAGGTCTCGGTTTTGCCCTTTTGCCCCGTTATCTGATCGAGCAGGAACTCGCCGCAGGCACGCTGCGGATTGTACTCGATCGACCGATGCAGACGGAAAACAGCTATTATCTCGTCGTGCCGGAAGGCAAACTGGAAAACCCGATCAGCCGCGCCTTCCGGGAATGGATCAGCGAGCAGGTCGGCTGA
- a CDS encoding FAD-binding oxidoreductase, with amino-acid sequence MIERDHIDALARLLGDKGVVTRPEDMEAYETGARYDRGRAAAVLRPASTAEVSAAVSYCVRNGIALIPQSGNTGLVSGSTPDNFGSEVVLSLDRLTRRFEIGLDNRSIRVDAGFRLSDLNRKLEEHDLFFPIDLGADPRLGGMIATNTGGSRFLKYGDVRRNTLGLKVVLADETGTVLDLDCDLRKNNTGVDWKQIFIGTSGAFGIVTECVLNLERLPKQTATAFLVPASGAHVLPLLNAVEERLGAYLSAFEGMSKNAIAAAFAHVPSLKNPFQGGNIPDYVILAEISRTWPPREGEQSLDAVLEGVLAEIWEMEEAPLADAFIGPPHETWALRHALSEGVKHLGKLIAFDLSFRRGDIMAYCDHMKAEMPQKFPGVTVCDFGHIGDGGVHFNLVVAKDSPLLTDPAFEQRLREWVFTVAVEQYQGSFSAEHAIGRRNQAYYDLYTPEKLKEMAAGLKTFTSPGKLGSVRFG; translated from the coding sequence ATGATTGAACGGGACCATATCGACGCGCTGGCACGGCTCCTTGGCGACAAGGGCGTCGTCACGCGTCCGGAAGACATGGAAGCCTACGAGACCGGCGCGCGCTACGACCGCGGCCGCGCCGCCGCCGTGCTGCGTCCGGCGAGCACCGCGGAGGTTTCCGCCGCGGTTTCTTACTGCGTGCGCAACGGCATCGCCCTCATCCCTCAGTCCGGCAATACGGGGCTCGTTTCCGGCTCGACGCCGGATAACTTCGGCAGCGAAGTGGTCCTCAGCCTCGACCGTCTGACGCGGCGCTTCGAGATCGGCCTGGACAATCGGTCAATTCGCGTCGATGCGGGCTTTCGCCTTTCCGACCTCAACAGGAAGCTCGAGGAGCACGACCTGTTCTTCCCGATCGACCTTGGCGCCGATCCGCGGCTGGGCGGCATGATCGCCACCAATACGGGCGGCTCGCGTTTCCTGAAATATGGTGACGTCCGCCGCAACACGCTGGGCTTGAAGGTGGTGCTCGCCGACGAGACAGGCACTGTGCTCGATCTCGACTGCGATCTCAGAAAGAACAATACCGGCGTCGACTGGAAGCAGATCTTCATCGGCACCTCCGGCGCTTTCGGCATCGTCACCGAATGTGTGCTCAATCTCGAGCGCCTGCCGAAGCAGACGGCAACCGCGTTCCTCGTTCCTGCGAGCGGTGCCCATGTCCTGCCGCTCCTGAACGCCGTGGAAGAGCGCCTCGGCGCCTATCTGTCAGCCTTCGAGGGAATGTCGAAGAACGCGATTGCCGCCGCCTTCGCCCATGTCCCGTCGCTCAAGAACCCTTTCCAGGGCGGCAACATCCCCGACTATGTTATCCTGGCAGAGATCTCCCGCACCTGGCCACCGCGCGAGGGCGAGCAGTCGCTCGACGCGGTTCTCGAAGGTGTGCTGGCGGAAATCTGGGAGATGGAAGAAGCGCCGCTCGCCGATGCTTTCATCGGCCCGCCGCACGAGACTTGGGCACTGCGCCATGCGCTTTCCGAAGGCGTGAAGCATCTGGGCAAGCTGATTGCCTTCGATCTGTCCTTCCGAAGGGGTGACATCATGGCCTACTGCGACCATATGAAGGCCGAAATGCCGCAGAAATTTCCCGGCGTCACGGTTTGCGATTTCGGCCATATCGGCGACGGCGGCGTCCACTTCAATCTGGTCGTCGCGAAGGATAGCCCGCTATTGACCGATCCGGCCTTCGAGCAGCGCCTGCGCGAATGGGTCTTCACTGTCGCGGTAGAGCAGTATCAGGGCAGCTTCAGCGCAGAGCATGCGATCGGCCGCCGCAACCAGGCCTATTACGATCTCTACACGCCGGAAAAACTCAAGGAGATGGCCGCCGGACTGAAGACGTTCACCTCGCCGGGAAAGCTCGGCAGTGTGCGTTTCGGTTGA